A DNA window from Primulina tabacum isolate GXHZ01 chromosome 12, ASM2559414v2, whole genome shotgun sequence contains the following coding sequences:
- the LOC142520961 gene encoding LOW QUALITY PROTEIN: putative receptor-like protein kinase At3g47110 (The sequence of the model RefSeq protein was modified relative to this genomic sequence to represent the inferred CDS: inserted 2 bases in 2 codons; substituted 1 base at 1 genomic stop codon) gives MELLALSLLFLYFAATPATCLSNETDFSALLAFKNAIDDDPLGALRSWNETVQFCDWKGIMCSKSHRDRVVSVNLRSCGLVGSLPPHVGNLSFFRAITVQNNSFYGEIPEEFGRLRRLEFLDFSNNFFSGGIPRNLSRCPNLSYINLVDNHLTGIIIPELGFMFKLEVLGLAKNNLSGTIPPFIGNFTNLSTLTLAHCGLEGEIPDSLVNLRSLWFLNLANNDLTSGIPSGLYNISSISNFIMGYNRLQGKIPWDIGFTLPNLTIFHLGANDFDGPIPLSLYNASFLEIIFLFSNRFTGENLKYFNRLPSLQLLLXSYNSLQGDISFISSLTNCSNLEKVYVAANLFNGSLPNSIANLSTKFSILSMEXNKILGTIPLGIQNLIGLTSISLVSNFLHGPIPLGIGKLSKFQELYLRSNQLANEIPSSLGNLTLLNHVDLSYNNLEGTIPQTLTNCTNLLYLDLSFNKLHGEIPRDIFSFSFISISLNLANNAFTGSIPQEVGSLHNLVDLDLSHNRLSGVIPSTLSSCVELGGLHLENNSLQGQIPVVLNALKGLDLSQNNFSGPIPSFLGNELKLKNLNLSFNGLQGEVPTRGVFQNESAISLKGNEHLCGGLAFLNLPPCSSTTNSKKKYFSNLLKILSPVLGVGAICLTLSCVYIFVYRRQILRKIQSLTPSFEDMFLRLSYADLLKATDGFPETNLLGLGRFGSVYKGIVDDKQMSIAVKVLNLDIRGASKSFTSECNAITAVRHRNLLKILSACESIDFQGNNFMALIYEFMANGSLDKWLHNDHVVEIESESNRNLSITQKLNILFDVAYAVEYLHHGANSIVIHGDLKPSNILLDENMTAHVGDFGLANVVSNIYPAYDGSSSSVAIKGTIGYIPPEYGMTNSMTMQGDVYRFGILVLEMFTNIRPTDDVALNGHSSLHXFINHGLVSQEMDIIDQIIPLEHTDHNMQTKIKNCLNSVLEIGVACSTEFPKDRITMTDVVIELDKIRKIYFAD, from the exons ATGGAGTTGCTAGCGTTAAGCCTTTTGTTCTTGTATTTTGCGGCTACTCCTGCGACTTGCTTGAGCAatgaaactgatttttcagctCTGCTGGCTTTCAAGAATGCCATAGATGATGATCCATTGGGGGCTCTAAGATCATGGAATGAAACTGTACAATTTTGTGATTGGAAAGGAATTATGTGCAGCAAAAGCCATCGAGACCGAGTGGTATCTGTTAACTTGAGGTC CTGTGGCCTTGTGGGATCCCTTCCACCCCATGTAGgtaatctttctttttttagagCGATTACTGTACAAAACAACAGCTTTTACGGTGAAATCCCGGAAGAATTTGGCCGTTTGAGGCGTCTTGAATTCCTCGACTTTAGTAACAACTTTTTCAGTGGAGGGATTCCAAGAAACCTTTCCCGGTGCCCAAATCTCAGTTACATCAACTTGGTCGACAACCATCTCACAGGAATCATAATCCCGGAGCTAGGCTTTATGTTCAAACTTGAAGTTTTAGGCTTGGCGAAAAACAATCTCTCAGGCACTATTCCACCATTTATTGGCAATTTCACCAATCTTTCTACACTAACTCTGGCACACTGTGGGTTGGAAGGAGAAATTCCTGACTCACTTGTGAATCTCCGGAGCTTATGGTTTCTGAATTTAGCAAACAATGATTTGACTAGTGGAATTCCATCTGGTTTATATAATATTTCCAGTATATCCAATTTCATAATGGGATACAATAGACTCCAAGGAAAAATTCCTTGGGATATAGGCTTCACGCTTCCAAATTTGACGATTTTTCATTTGGGAGCGAATGATTTTGATGGACCCATCCCCCTTTCACTCTATAATGCTTCTTTTctcgaaataatatttttattttcaaacagATTTACAGGGGAAAATCTCAAGTATTTCAACAGGCTTCCATCCCTTCAACTTCTCT ATTCATATAATAGTTTACAAGGGGATATTAGCTTTATTTCATCTCTGACAAATTGTAGCAATCTTGAAAAAGTATACGTCGCTGCTAATCTTTTCAACGGTTCTTTGCCGAACTCCATTGCTAATCTTTCAACTAAGTTCAGCATCTTGTCTatggaataaaataaaatactcgGAACCATTCCTTTGGGTATTCAGAACCTCATTGGTCTCACTTCTATTTCTTTAGTAAGCAATTTTCTTCATGGTCCTATTCCTTTGGGCATCGGAAAACTTAGTAAGTTTCAAGAACTTTACCTGCGATCAAACCAATTGGCAAACGAGATACCATCTTCTCTTGGTAACTTGACGttgttgaaccatgttgactTGAGTTATAACAACTTGGAAGGAACGATTCCGCAAACTCTAACTAATTGTACCAATTTGCTATACTTAGACCTTTCGTTTAACAAACTCCATGGGGAAATACCTCGAGACATTTTTAGCTTTTCATTCATTTCTATTTCTCTTAATTTGGCCAACAATGCCTTCACGGGTTCTATTCCACAAGAAGTCGGTTCACTACATAATCTTGTAGACTTGGACTTGTCTCACAATAGATTATCAGGAGTTATACCAAGCACTTTGAGTAGTTGCGTTGAGCTGGGAGGACTTCACCTAGAAAACAACTCTCTCCAAGGACAAATACCTGTTGTGCTTAATGCTTTGAAAGGCTTGGATCTTTCACAAAACAATTTTTCAGGGCCCATCCCAAGTTTTCTAGGAAATGAATTAAAACTGAAGAATTTGAATCTGTCCTTCAATGGTCTGCAAGGAGAAGTGCCGACACGAGGAGTATTTCAAAATGAGAGCGCAATTTCATTGAAAGGGAATGAGCATTTGTGTGGAGGTTTGGCTTTCTTGAACCTTCCTCCCTGCTCATCTACCACAAATTCAAagaagaaatatttctcaaatcttctGAAAATATTGAGCCCTGTTTTGGGTGTTGGAGCCATCTGCCTTACGCTTTCATGCGTCTACATATTCGTTTATAGAAGGCAGATATTAAGAAAGATTCAATCTTTGACGCCATCATTTGAAGACATGTTTTTAAGGCTATCTTATGCAGATCTGCTGAAAGCTACTGATGGATTCCCGGAAACAAATTTGCTTGGGTTAGGCCGATTTGGTTCTGTCTACAAAGGAATTGTTGATGACAAACAAATGTCAATTGCCGTGAAGGTTCTCAATCTTGACATTCGAGGAGCTTCCAAAAGCTTCACGTCAGAATGCAATGCAATAACAGCAGTAAGACATAGAAACCTTCTCAAAATACTGAGTGCATGCGAAAGCATAGACTTCCAGGGGAACAATTTCATGGCattgatttatgaatttatggcTAACGGAAGCTTGGACAAATGGTTGCATAATGATCATGTGGTAGAAATTGAAAGTGAAAGCAACAGAAATCTTAGCATAACTCAAAAATTGAATATTCTTTTCGATGTTGCATATGCTGTAGAGTACTTACACCATGGCGCAAATTCCATCGTCATTCATGGTGATTTGAAGCCAAGCAACATTCTGTTGGATGAAAATATGACCGCGCATGTTGGCGACTTTGGATTGGCAAACGTGGTTTCGAACATATATCCAGCATACGACGGAAGCAGCAGCTCGGTGGCAATCAAGGGTACCATTGGTTATATTCCTCCAG AGTATGGGATGACCAACTCGATGACAATGCAAGGGGATGTATATAGATTCGGGATTCTTGTGCTGGAGATGTTCACAAACATAAGACCAACAGACGATGTCGCGCTTAACGGTCATTCGAGCCTCC CATTTATTAACCATGGTTTGGTTAGCCAAGAGATGGATATTATAGATCAAATCATTCCGCTTGAACACACAGATCACAACATGCAAACTAAGATCAAGAATTGTCTGAACTCTGTTCTTGAAATCGGGGTAGCATGTTCGACGGAGTTTCCAAAAGATCGAATCACGATGACTGATGTTGTTATTGAATTGGACAAGATTCGAAAGATTTATTTTGCTGACTGA